Genomic window (Deltaproteobacteria bacterium):
CTGAAGAGGTCGGCGAAGTAGCGGTACATGTCGCCCTCGCACCCCGGGGCCTTGAGCTCCACGCCGTTGTCAAAGCGCAGGGCCTCCTCGATGAAGGGCGCGAGGTGGAAGACGCCGCCCATGTGGTCCGGGTGGTGGTGGGTTATGAAGACGGCGTCGAGGCTGTCGATCGAGCGGCGGCGCAGGGCTTGGGCCACGGAGCGGCCCGTGACGAGGTTGCCCGTGTCGACGAGGACCTTTTTTCCGCCCGGCGTCTCGACGAGCACGGCCTCGCCCTCGCCCACGTCGAGAAAGGTTATGACCGCCTCTCCCGCAATGGCGCCGGCGGGCGAGAGGAGCGCAAGAAGGATGATCAGCGCCGAAAGAGCAGCAGTCCCGCCCACAGTCCCATTCCTCCGGCCACGGCATTTATGAAGACGTCGCGCAGGTCGCCCACACGCATGGGCAGCAGGTGTTGGATGAATTCGTCCGTCGCCCCCACGAACGTCACGAAGATGAAGGCAGCCACTGCGGCCCCAAGCCCCCTGCCCGCGGCCTTGAGCGCAAGCAGCCCCAGAAGGCCGTATTCTATGAAGTGGACCCGCTCCTGCGGCAGGTCGAGCGCGAACCACGCCGCGCCGAGGACCGCCGCCGCCGCGGCCGCAAAGGCGGCGGCCCTGAGGATCCCCGCGGTCCTTGCCACCGCAAGGGCCGCAAGGACCGCGCAGACCAGGAGCGCCGCGTCGACGCCGAGGGCCACTCCGTCCCTGCCCGCCAGGACCTCGGCTCGGCGCAGAAGCGGCTCCATGAGCGGCAGCGTCAGGTATATGACGACAACGTAGGTGGCGATGAAAAGGCGCAGCCCCATGGTCCTTATCCCCGCCGCTCTTCACCCGATTCGGCGCCCCCGAGGTAGTGGGCCGAGAGGGCGAGGACAACGCCCACGGTGATGGCCGAGTCCGCCACGTTGAAGGCCGGCCAGTGGTAGGGGCCCGCGTGGAAGTCGAGAAAGTCGACGACCTCGCCGAAACGGAGCCTGTCGATGAGGTTGCCCACGGCGCCGCCGGCGACGAGGGAGAGGGCCGCCACGGTGAGCCGGTCCGTGGCGCTTCGCAGAAGAAAGGCTATGACCACCAGGGCCGCCGCGGTGACGGCCACGAGAAAGACCGTGCGGACCATGCCTCCGTCGCTCAAGATGCTGAAGGCGGCGCCGGGGTTGCGCACGTGGACGAGGTTGAAGAAGCCGGGAACGACCTCGACGACGTCGTGGAGCGCAAGCCGTGAGATGACGAGAAGCTTCACGAGCTGATCGACGACCACGACGGCGCAGGCCGTGACGGAGACGACGAGGCGCCTGTCCATAACTTCCCGCCCGGGGCTCAGCGCAGCGCCGCGGCGCAGCGCCCGCATACGGACGGATGGTCGGCGTCGGAGCCGACGGTGGGACTGTAGTGCCAGCACCTCTCGCACTTTGCGCCCCCGGCCCTCGATACGCTCACGCGAAGCCCCTCGATCTCGGACGACTCGAAGAGCACCGCCCCCTCGGCCGGGGCGACCCGCCCGGCCTCCACGGCGGAGACGACGAGGATCTCCTTGAGCGCCGCCCTCTCGGCGGCCACGACTCCCCGAAGCCTCTCCGGCGCCTCGATGGTCACCGAAGCGTCGAGGGGGTGGCCGATGAGCTTTTCGCGCCTGGCCGCCTCCAGGGCCCTGGCGGCCTCGGCCTTTATCTCCAGTATGGTCTTCCACTTCCGGCTCAGCCCTTCGTCGACCCACCGCTCGTTCACCTCGGGCAGGGAGGCGAGATGGACGCTTTCCACGTCGCGGCCCTTCATGTGCCGCCAGGCCTCGTCGGAGGTGAAGACCAGAACGGGCGCCACGAGACGCACCAGGTGGTCGAGCACGTGGTGGATCGTCGTCTGGGCCGCCCGGCGCCGCCGCGAGTCGCCGCGCTCGGTGTAGAGCCTGTCCTTTAGAGCGTCGAGGTAGAAGGCGCTCAGGTCGACGGCGCAGAAGTTGTGGACCGAGTGGTATATGGTGTGGAACTCGAAGCCCTCGTAGGCGGCGCGCACCCGGGCCGTAAGGCCCATGAGCCTGTGGAGCGTGAGCCTGTCGAGCTCCTCGAGCTCCCCGTACTCCACCGTGTGAGCGGCCGGGTCGAAGTCGTAGAGGTTTCCCAGTATGAACCTGAAGGTGTTTCGTATGCGCCTGTAGGCCTCGGACAGGCGCTTCAATATCTCCTCGGAGATGCGTATGTCCTCGCGGTAGTCCTCGCTCGCGGCCCACAGCCGCAGGACCTCGGCGCCGTAACGCTTTATCACCTCTCCGGGCGAGATGACGTTGCCCTGCGACTTGCTCATCTTCCTGCCCTGGCTGTCGACGACGAAGCCGTGGGTGAGAACGGCCCTGTAGGGCGGCGCGCCGCGGGTGGCGAGCGAGGCGAGAAGGGCCGAGTGGAACCAGCCGCGGTGCTGATCGCTTCCCTCCAGGTAGAGGTCCGCCGGGAAT
Coding sequences:
- a CDS encoding MBL fold metallo-hydrolase; amino-acid sequence: MVRARPAAGAGPLHRIRPSGAACAQGRGQGAWGRSGCLHLRDVRGGDGRIHPTPAAHACGRPARRLHKCRGRRNGTVGGTAALSALIILLALLSPAGAIAGEAVITFLDVGEGEAVLVETPGGKKVLVDTGNLVTGRSVAQALRRRSIDSLDAVFITHHHPDHMGGVFHLAPFIEEALRFDNGVELKAPGCEGDMYRYFADLFRTGRYRVPADGEEISFDEVTFHVMRYGGEKRDWNTNSLVIMVRHGGVRILLMGDGGLETERYLIEKGVDLRAQLLKVGHHGAADASSEAFIKAVSPRYAVISIDSGNRRGYPSKEVVERLRRAGARVLITAERGDITLRSDGSALKKESKGNSD
- the lspA gene encoding signal peptidase II, giving the protein MDRRLVVSVTACAVVVVDQLVKLLVISRLALHDVVEVVPGFFNLVHVRNPGAAFSILSDGGMVRTVFLVAVTAAALVVIAFLLRSATDRLTVAALSLVAGGAVGNLIDRLRFGEVVDFLDFHAGPYHWPAFNVADSAITVGVVLALSAHYLGGAESGEERRG